From Toxorhynchites rutilus septentrionalis strain SRP chromosome 2, ASM2978413v1, whole genome shotgun sequence, a single genomic window includes:
- the LOC129771441 gene encoding uncharacterized protein LOC129771441 encodes MKAIEAKIVVLGSQGVGKTSLVVRYVSNVYTKEVSPTIGASFFTCKVNLEDFKVKMQVWDTAGQERFKAMAPLYYRNANAALLVFDLTQYNSFIEIKSWVQELQRNVQEPMVLSLVGNKLDLEEKRAVSREEASLYATSIGGNYFETSALQDQGIEQVFISIAVGLIKMSGEQICPSLKRYESSDSLVLSGYASGMNGVVQMGIPVECDNVLTDGTGRLETPSWSRDHIAHADEQRTGFCCN; translated from the exons ATGAAGGCCATTGAAGCGAAAATTGTCGTTTTGGGATCTCAAG GCGTCGGCAAAACCAGTCTGGTTGTTAGATATGTTTCGAATGTGTACACAAAGGAGGTATCACCGACAATAGGTGCTTCGTTTTTCACGTGTAAAGTCAACCTGGAAGATTTCAAAGTGAAGATGCAG GTTTGGGACACTGCTGGCCAGGAACGATTCAAGGCGATGGCTCCTCTCTACTACCGCAATGCGAATGCCGCGCTGTTAGTATTCGATTTGACGCAGTACAATTCTTTCATTGAAATCAAATCATGGGTTCAGGAACTCCAGCGAAACGTCCAGGAGCCGATGGTACTCTCTCTGGTAGGTAACAAGCTCGACCTGGAGGAAAAGCGGGCAGTTTCCCGGGAAGAGGCTTCACTCTATGCGACCTCCATCGGGGGAAATTATTTTGAGACCTCAGCATTACAAGATCAG GGAATAGAACAAGTATTTATATCTATTGCTGTAGGATTGATCAAAATGTCTGGTGAACAAATTTGTCCGTCACTAAAGCGATACGAGTCCTCGGATTCACTTGTGCTCTCAGGATACGCAAGCG GTATGAATGGAGTTGTGCAAATGGGCATACCTGTTGAGTGCGACAACGTGTTAACGGATGGCACCGGTCGTTTGGAAACACCTTCCTGGAGCAGAGACCATATAGCACACGCGGACGAACAGCGCACAGGATTTTGTTGCAACTAA